One part of the Phragmites australis chromosome 3, lpPhrAust1.1, whole genome shotgun sequence genome encodes these proteins:
- the LOC133911962 gene encoding inositol-tetrakisphosphate 1-kinase 2-like, protein MRLHAEVLEEKEEEGAVMASAALSPPLIGATMAAPRLVVGYALTKKKVKSFLQPNLLLLARKNGISFVSIDESLPLSEQGPFDIILHKITSKEWQHVLEDYHEEHPEVTVLDPPNAIQHLNNRQSMLEEVADLNLSNFYGEVCTPRQLVITKDPSSIPTVVAMAGLTLPLVAKPLVVDGTSKAHELYLAYDEASLSMLDPPLVLQEFINHGGILFKVYIIGETVQVVRRFSLPDVNTYDLLNSAGVYRLPRVSCAAASADDADLDPLIAELPPRPLLEKLGRELRGRLGLRLFNIDMIRELGTKDRYYIIDINYFPGYGKVPGYEHIFTDFLLTLAQSKYKRYLSGT, encoded by the exons ATGCGTCTGCACGCGGAGGTGttggaagagaaggaggaggagggggctgTAATGGCTTCGGCGGCGCTGTCGCCGCCGCTCATCGGCGCGACGATGGCGGCCCCCAGGCTAGTGGTGGGTTACGCCCTCAcgaagaagaaggtgaagagCTTCCTCCAGCCCAATCTGCTCTTGCTGGCGAG GAAGAATGGAATCAGTTTCGTATCTATTGATGAGTCTCTTCCTCTCTCAGAACAAGGCCCTTTTGATATTATTTTGCACAAG ATAACTAGCAAGGAGTGGCAGCACGTTCTGGAG GACTATCATGAAGAACATCCAGAAGTTACTGTCCTTGACCCACCAAATGCCATCCAGCATCTGAACAATCGACAATCAATGCTGGAAGAAGTAGCTGATTTGAACTTGTCGAATTTCTATG GAGAAGTTTGTACCCCACGCCAACTGGTCATTACGAAAGATCCATCCTCTATACCAACAGTTGTTGCCATGGCTGGGCTAACCTTGCCCTTGG TTGCCAAGCCATTGGTTGTTGATGGAACATCTAAAGCTCATGAACTATATCTTGCATATGACGAGGCTTCCTTGTCAATGCTTGATCCCCCTCTGGTTCTACAGGAATTCATAAATCATG GCGGGATCCTCTTTAAGGTGTATATCATTGGTGAAACAGTACAGGTTGTCCGCAGGTTCTCTCTTCCTGATGTTAACACCTATGACTTACTAAACAGTGCTGGGGTCTATCGATTGCCAAGAGTTTCATGTGCTGCAGCTAGCGCAGATGATGCAGACCTTGACCCTCTTATTGCAG AGCTTCCTCCAAGGCCACTTCTAGAGAAACTGGGCAGGGAGCTTCGTGGGCGGCTG GGTTTAAGATTGTTCAACATAGATATGATTAGAGAACTTGGAACCAAAGATCGGTACTACATAATTGACATAAACTACTTCCCAG GTTATGGTAAAGTGCCAGGGTATGAGCACATATTCACCGACTTCTTATTAACTCTTGCACAAAGCAAGTACAAAAGGTACTTAAGCGGGACATGA